The sequence below is a genomic window from Halococcus saccharolyticus DSM 5350.
ATCTTGCATATTGAATACGCTCAATGGCGGAAGTAAGATCGGCGACAACTGGACGCAGAACCACGCGGCTTCGCGTATTTACACCTCGCCTGCGGCTTCCAGTTTGAACCGCTCAATGAATTCTTTGACAACGGACATGCGACTTTCAGCGATACGGTGACCAGGCTCCGTATACATTCGGTCTGGAAGTGAGAGAATCTTCTTATGAAAATGGTTCAGTTGTGTTTGGCCAGCTACAGTCTTGTCCGATTCAATCGGTAACTCTGGATCGTAGAGCGCTTGACCATGCTCTCCACCAAAAGAAAAGCAGCGGGCGATTCCAACTGCTTCAAGCGCGTCAAGATTATCAGCGTCACACAGCAATTTTGCCTCTACCGTCTTCGGCTCGATATCGTTTGAGTAGCGGTGTACTCGGATGCAGTGATTCACCTGCTCGATTTTCGTTTGCTCCAAACCAACATCGGAAAGGATGGTATCTGCCTCCTTAGCACCCCAGATAGCGTGATCATCAATCTGTCCCTGATCTTCGCGCATGCGTCCGATGTCGTGTAGCAACGTTGCTAACCGAAGAACCTGCTCGTTAGCATCGCTCCGTTCGGTCAATAGTGTTTCAGCGAGTCCTT
It includes:
- a CDS encoding HD domain-containing protein, whose amino-acid sequence is MAGFDEKPLRHGDMETIATVRDCAQNYFEGASPSHDWYHVQRVEGLAETLLTERSDANEQVLRLATLLHDIGRMREDQGQIDDHAIWGAKEADTILSDVGLEQTKIEQVNHCIRVHRYSNDIEPKTVEAKLLCDADNLDALEAVGIARCFSFGGEHGQALYDPELPIESDKTVAGQTQLNHFHKKILSLPDRMYTEPGHRIAESRMSVVKEFIERFKLEAAGEV